In Deltaproteobacteria bacterium, the genomic stretch GTGGAAATTCTCCGGGCATAAATGGCTTCTACTCCTATTTATCGGCAAAAAACCAGTGAATGTTGCCTCCCTTTTTTCATTCGGCCGACTTTATAACACAACGCGTCAAAAAGGCCAAACAAAAAACGGCTGAAACAAGGAAAAATAATTTTATTTTTCAGATATATTACTAAGACTTACTTTTTAATAAAGGAAATACCACCCAGATAGGGAACCAGCGCCTCCGGTATCTTCACCGATCCATCCGCCTGCTGGTAATTTTCCAAAATGGCCACAACGGTGCGACCCACCGCCAGGCCCGAACCGTTCAACGTATGAACATAACAGTTTTTCTTGGCGGCTGAATCCTTAAAGCGGATTTTGGCCCGGCGGGCCTGAAAGTCTTCGAAGTTGGAACATGAAGAAATCTCGCGATAGGCATTCTGCCCCGGAAGCCAGACCTCGATATCATAGGTCTTGGCGGAGGCGAACCCCAAATCGCCGGTGCAAAGGACGACAACCCTATAGGGCAGACTCAATTTTTGAAGAATTTTTTCCGCATCATTTGTCAGCGATTCAAGTTCTTCATAAGAACGGTCGGGGTGGGCAAACTTCACCAATTCCACCTTGTTGAATTGATGCTGGCGAATCAACCCTTTTACGTCCTTTCCGTAGGACCCAGCCTCGCTCCGAAAACAGGGGCTATAGGCGGTCATTTTGACCGGGAGTTTTTCCTCGGGGAGAATTTCGTCCCGGAAAATATTGGTCACCGGCACCTCGGCCGTCGGCACCAGATAATGATCGGTCGTCGTCTTGAAAAGATCGGCCTCAAACTTGGGGAGCTGTCCTGTGCCAAAAAGGCTCTCGGCATTCACCATGAACGGTGGAAGCACCTCTTCGTAACCGTTTTCTTTCGTGTGGACTTCGAGCATGAAGTTGATGAGCGCCCGCTCGAGTTGAGCCCCCAAACCACGATAGAGGGCAAAGCGGGCGCCTGAAATCTTGGCGGCCCGCCCAAAATCGAGGATCCCCAATTTTTCGCCGATTTCATCATGCTCCTTCGGCTTGAAATTGAATTCCGGTTTCTTACCCCAGACGCGGATTTGTTTGTTATCGGCCGGACCTTTTCCCACCGGGACGCTTTGGTGCGGGATATTGGGGATGACGGCGAGGACCTTGTTCAACTCCTCCTCCGCCTGCGCCATC encodes the following:
- the serS gene encoding serine--tRNA ligase; the encoded protein is MGLKLGELSCAKKALKERNTTVDLSPLKALNEKRKVLQTEFDNLRSEQNKKSQEIVKLQKEKKDAATRQATPVIAEMQKVAGRVRELGPEMAQAEEELNKVLAVIPNIPHQSVPVGKGPADNKQIRVWGKKPEFNFKPKEHDEIGEKLGILDFGRAAKISGARFALYRGLGAQLERALINFMLEVHTKENGYEEVLPPFMVNAESLFGTGQLPKFEADLFKTTTDHYLVPTAEVPVTNIFRDEILPEEKLPVKMTAYSPCFRSEAGSYGKDVKGLIRQHQFNKVELVKFAHPDRSYEELESLTNDAEKILQKLSLPYRVVVLCTGDLGFASAKTYDIEVWLPGQNAYREISSCSNFEDFQARRAKIRFKDSAAKKNCYVHTLNGSGLAVGRTVVAILENYQQADGSVKIPEALVPYLGGISFIKK